One window from the genome of Flavobacterium agricola encodes:
- a CDS encoding AIR synthase related protein yields the protein MSSDTSKRYALRGVSAEKEDVHKAIKNIDKGLCPKAFCKIVPDYLTNDPEYCLIMHADGAGTKSSLAYTYWKETGDLSVWKGIAQDALIMNIDDLLCVGATSNIMLSSTIGRNKNVIPAEVISAIINGTEELIDELKQFGVEIHSTGGETADVGDLVRTIIVDSTVTARIKRENVIDNANIKAGDVIVGLASFGQASYEKEYNGGMGSNGLTSARHDVFAKYLAEKYPESFDAAVPQELIYSGNVKLTDAVANAPVNAGKLVLSPTRTYAPIIKAILNKYTAQQIHGMVHCSGGAQTKILHFIENLHVIKDNLFPVPPLFQLIQEQSGTDWKEMYQVFNSGHRMEIYVPQEIADDIISISKSFNVDAQIVGRVESATAKKLTIQSPYGTFEY from the coding sequence ATGAGTTCTGATACAAGTAAACGATATGCGCTTCGCGGAGTTTCTGCCGAGAAAGAAGACGTACATAAAGCTATAAAAAACATTGATAAAGGTTTATGTCCAAAAGCTTTCTGTAAAATTGTTCCCGATTATTTAACTAACGATCCGGAATATTGCTTAATTATGCATGCTGATGGAGCCGGAACAAAATCATCTTTAGCTTATACATACTGGAAAGAAACCGGTGATTTATCTGTTTGGAAAGGCATTGCGCAAGATGCGTTAATTATGAATATTGACGATTTACTTTGTGTTGGAGCAACTTCAAACATCATGTTATCATCAACTATTGGTCGAAATAAAAATGTAATTCCTGCCGAAGTAATTTCTGCAATTATTAACGGAACCGAAGAATTGATTGATGAATTAAAACAATTTGGTGTTGAAATTCATTCTACCGGTGGCGAAACAGCCGATGTAGGTGATTTGGTTCGAACTATTATTGTAGATTCTACCGTTACCGCTCGTATAAAACGCGAAAACGTAATTGATAACGCTAACATTAAAGCGGGCGATGTAATTGTTGGCTTAGCATCTTTTGGTCAAGCATCTTACGAAAAAGAATACAACGGCGGTATGGGTAGCAACGGATTAACATCAGCACGCCACGACGTTTTTGCAAAATATTTAGCAGAAAAATATCCTGAAAGTTTTGATGCTGCAGTACCACAAGAATTAATTTATTCGGGCAACGTAAAATTAACAGATGCAGTTGCTAACGCACCGGTTAATGCTGGTAAATTGGTTTTATCACCAACGCGTACGTACGCGCCAATTATTAAAGCTATTTTAAACAAATATACAGCGCAACAAATTCATGGTATGGTACATTGCTCGGGCGGTGCACAAACTAAAATTTTACATTTTATTGAAAACTTGCATGTTATTAAAGACAACTTGTTTCCGGTTCCACCCTTGTTTCAATTAATTCAAGAACAATCAGGAACAGATTGGAAAGAAATGTACCAAGTTTTTAATTCTGGGCATCGAATGGAAATTTATGTACCGCAAGAAATTGCCGACGATATTATTTCAATTTCTAAATCTTTCAACGTAGATGCACAAATTGTTGGTCGTGTAGAAAGTGCAACAGCAAAAAAATTAACTATTCAATCTCCTTACGGAACCTTCGAATATTAA
- a CDS encoding replication-associated recombination protein A has translation MNFDAPLAERVRPKSLDAYISQEHLVGPNGSLTQQIKSGFIPSIIFWGPPGTGKTTLAEIIAQTSGRPFYQLSAIHAGVKDVREIIEKAKQSGGLFSTKNPILFIDEIHRFNKSQQDSLLAAVEKGWVTLIGATTENPSFEVVPALLSRCQVYTLQAFTKSDLEKILQRAMQEDEFMKSKQITILESEALLRLSGGDARKLLNTFELVVNAIGGDAIEITNDKVMQLAQKNTVLYDKTGEQHYDIISAFIKSIRGSDPDGAVYWLARMIEGGEDLKFIARRLIISASEDIGLANPTALIMANNTFQAVSVIGYPESRILLSQCAIYLATSAKSNSSYLAIGKAQQVVKQTGDLSIPIHLRNAPTKLMKELGYGEDYKYPHDYPGHYVAQQYLPDELLGTHFYEPAVNTRENEIKSKLRR, from the coding sequence ATGAATTTTGATGCGCCACTTGCCGAACGTGTTCGACCAAAAAGTTTAGATGCTTATATTAGTCAAGAACATTTAGTTGGTCCGAACGGATCGTTAACTCAACAAATTAAATCCGGATTTATTCCGTCAATAATTTTTTGGGGACCACCGGGAACGGGTAAAACAACTTTGGCCGAAATTATTGCACAAACTTCTGGACGTCCGTTTTATCAATTAAGCGCTATTCATGCAGGAGTGAAAGATGTGCGTGAAATTATTGAAAAGGCCAAGCAAAGCGGTGGTTTGTTTTCTACCAAAAATCCAATTCTATTTATTGATGAGATTCACCGTTTTAATAAATCACAACAAGATTCGTTATTAGCAGCGGTAGAAAAAGGTTGGGTAACCTTAATTGGTGCAACAACTGAAAACCCAAGTTTTGAGGTTGTGCCCGCTTTGCTTTCGCGTTGTCAGGTTTATACCTTGCAAGCCTTTACTAAATCTGATTTAGAAAAAATTTTGCAACGTGCGATGCAAGAAGATGAGTTTATGAAAAGTAAGCAAATTACTATTCTTGAATCTGAAGCGTTGTTGCGTTTATCTGGCGGCGACGCACGCAAACTTTTAAATACGTTTGAGTTGGTTGTAAATGCTATTGGTGGTGATGCAATTGAAATTACTAATGATAAGGTAATGCAGTTGGCGCAAAAAAATACGGTTTTGTATGATAAAACGGGCGAACAACATTATGATATAATTTCTGCTTTTATTAAATCGATTCGTGGTAGTGATCCTGATGGCGCCGTTTATTGGTTAGCCCGTATGATTGAGGGCGGGGAAGATTTAAAGTTTATTGCGCGCCGCTTAATTATTTCGGCTTCTGAAGATATTGGCTTAGCCAACCCAACCGCTTTAATTATGGCGAATAATACGTTTCAGGCCGTTTCGGTAATTGGTTATCCTGAAAGTAGAATTTTATTGAGCCAATGTGCTATTTACCTGGCAACTTCTGCCAAAAGTAATTCCAGCTATTTGGCAATTGGTAAAGCACAACAGGTGGTGAAACAAACAGGCGATTTATCCATTCCGATTCATTTACGCAACGCACCAACTAAATTAATGAAAGAATTAGGTTATGGTGAAGATTATAAATATCCGCACGATTATCCGGGGCATTATGTCGCTCAACAATATTTACCAGATGAATTGCTTGGAACTCATTTTTACGAACCTGCTGTTAACACAAGAGAAAACGAGATTAAGAGCAAATTAAGACGTTAA
- a CDS encoding SusC/RagA family TonB-linked outer membrane protein, with the protein MNLLLTTFMLLLVQVGFAQQKQITGTVQEADGFPLPGASVVIKGTTEGTSTDMDGNFHLSAKAGDVLTISFLGFETQSITVGAASNYKVVMREASNQMDEIIVTTYGTQKKETSLGSNSVIKAEALEQRPIINVEKALDGASPGVLVSTGSGQPGSGLNVQIRGASSANLSNSPLYIVDGAIYTGSLSDINSDDVETINILKDAASTSLYGSAAANGVVLITTKKGKAGQKGRFNFSTSTGIVSKGIPEYNRVGAQDYYEMNWNALKNYAQYYGGYTVADANAYATRNLYGEVANNIYNVPNNQIVIDGQLNPDAEMLYNDFNWEKYLQRKGISRTYNLNYSGGTDKSNFYASFGYNNEQGYVIKSDFERYTGRVSADSQVTDWLKLGTNMSASLTNSNQAEDGGGSSYVNPFYSARFMGPIYSPFVYNAQGVLQYDALGNVMYENGSVRDRGTSAGRGRNVLQETLLNNRKRETNSVNTRYFVEVKLLEGLKFTSNVSYDVQNYGFTSYGNKIIGDAQGTGALAVTNQKTSANTFNQILDYTFAFDKNHFNVIAGHESFERNIDYAYTRKTNEVVADNYILSNFIVTTSNTGYKIGLRKESYFGRVNYDYDNKYLVSASIRRDQSSRFASDKNKGTFWSAAAGWNMHLEDFLADSNVINQLKLRASYGQVGNDGGITSAPGYFADLTTYNLGGFYNGAEAGIFLDYIGNPDLTWESNNQFDVAAEFSLFNHRLTGSVEYFNRKTVDMIFASPLPGSSGFTSVYRNVGDMSNRGFELGATVGIIRNDNFKWDFTLNATTFKNEMVRMPEGQEEIINGTKKLSKGHSIYDYWLRRWYGVDPSDGKPLYYQDPETADASTTRYINGERVTTNQSLAEYGYEGTANPDVYGSFVNNFEYKGFYLNVLVTYQLGGKTYDSNYAGLMSPRPQGNALHSDMKNAWKQPGDITDVPLMTLDNTAAITAASSRWLVSSDYISLRNATFGYNFSKEFVSKFKANGLRVYASAENIYSWTKRAGLEPAQSFNGTTSYRYTPSRIVSFGLNVSF; encoded by the coding sequence ATGAATTTATTGCTAACAACTTTTATGTTGTTGTTAGTACAGGTTGGGTTTGCTCAGCAAAAGCAAATCACAGGGACTGTACAAGAAGCTGATGGTTTTCCTTTGCCTGGAGCAAGTGTTGTAATTAAGGGTACAACAGAAGGAACCAGCACTGATATGGATGGTAATTTCCATTTATCAGCAAAAGCTGGTGATGTTTTAACAATTTCATTTTTAGGGTTCGAAACACAATCGATAACGGTTGGTGCTGCATCAAACTACAAAGTTGTAATGCGCGAAGCTTCTAACCAAATGGATGAAATTATTGTAACAACATATGGTACACAGAAAAAAGAAACTTCATTAGGTTCTAACTCTGTGATTAAAGCTGAAGCTTTAGAGCAACGTCCAATTATTAACGTTGAGAAAGCTTTAGATGGTGCTAGCCCAGGTGTTTTAGTTTCTACAGGTTCTGGACAACCAGGAAGTGGATTAAACGTACAAATTCGTGGAGCATCTTCTGCTAATCTTTCTAATAGCCCATTATATATTGTAGATGGTGCTATTTACACAGGAAGTTTATCTGATATTAACTCAGATGACGTTGAAACAATTAACATTTTAAAAGATGCTGCTTCAACTTCATTATACGGTTCTGCTGCTGCAAACGGTGTTGTTTTAATTACAACTAAAAAAGGTAAAGCTGGACAAAAAGGAAGATTTAACTTCTCTACTTCTACGGGTATTGTTTCTAAAGGAATTCCTGAGTACAACAGAGTGGGTGCTCAAGATTATTATGAAATGAACTGGAACGCATTAAAAAATTATGCTCAATACTATGGTGGTTATACAGTAGCTGATGCAAATGCATATGCTACAAGAAACTTATATGGTGAAGTTGCAAATAACATATACAATGTACCTAACAATCAGATTGTTATTGACGGACAGTTAAATCCTGATGCAGAAATGCTATATAACGATTTTAACTGGGAAAAATATTTACAACGTAAAGGTATTTCTAGAACATATAATTTAAATTATAGTGGTGGAACAGATAAGTCTAATTTCTACGCATCTTTTGGTTACAATAACGAACAAGGTTATGTAATTAAATCTGACTTTGAAAGATATACTGGACGTGTAAGTGCTGATAGCCAAGTAACTGATTGGTTAAAATTAGGTACTAATATGTCTGCATCTTTAACTAACAGTAATCAAGCTGAAGATGGTGGTGGTTCATCTTATGTAAACCCATTCTACTCGGCTCGTTTTATGGGACCAATTTACTCTCCATTTGTTTATAATGCACAAGGTGTTTTACAATATGATGCATTAGGAAATGTAATGTATGAAAATGGTTCTGTAAGAGATCGTGGTACTAGTGCTGGTAGAGGACGTAACGTTTTACAAGAAACCTTATTAAACAACAGAAAAAGAGAAACTAATTCTGTTAATACTAGATATTTTGTAGAAGTTAAACTTTTAGAAGGTTTAAAATTCACATCTAACGTTTCTTACGACGTTCAAAACTACGGTTTTACAAGCTACGGAAACAAAATTATTGGTGATGCACAAGGTACTGGTGCTTTAGCAGTTACGAACCAAAAAACGTCTGCAAATACTTTCAACCAGATTTTAGATTACACGTTTGCATTCGATAAAAATCACTTTAACGTAATTGCTGGTCACGAATCTTTCGAAAGAAACATTGATTACGCTTACACAAGAAAAACAAATGAAGTTGTTGCTGATAACTACATTTTATCAAACTTTATTGTAACTACATCTAATACAGGTTACAAAATTGGATTAAGAAAAGAGTCATACTTCGGACGTGTGAACTACGATTATGATAATAAATATTTAGTTTCTGCATCGATCAGAAGAGATCAATCTTCTCGTTTTGCATCAGATAAAAATAAAGGAACTTTCTGGTCTGCTGCTGCAGGATGGAATATGCACTTAGAAGATTTCTTGGCTGATTCTAACGTAATTAACCAATTAAAATTAAGAGCATCTTATGGTCAAGTTGGTAACGACGGTGGTATTACATCGGCGCCAGGTTACTTTGCTGATTTAACTACATATAACTTAGGTGGTTTTTATAACGGAGCTGAAGCAGGTATTTTCTTAGATTACATTGGTAATCCTGATTTAACTTGGGAGTCAAACAATCAGTTTGACGTAGCAGCTGAGTTTTCATTATTTAACCATAGATTAACTGGTTCGGTAGAATATTTTAACCGTAAAACAGTTGATATGATTTTTGCTTCACCGTTACCTGGTTCGTCTGGTTTTACATCGGTTTACAGAAACGTTGGAGATATGAGCAACCGTGGATTTGAATTAGGTGCAACTGTTGGTATTATCCGTAACGATAACTTCAAATGGGATTTTACTTTAAATGCAACTACATTTAAAAACGAAATGGTTAGAATGCCAGAAGGTCAAGAAGAAATTATTAATGGTACTAAAAAATTATCAAAAGGTCATTCTATTTATGACTATTGGTTAAGAAGATGGTACGGTGTTGATCCATCAGATGGTAAACCTTTATATTACCAAGATCCTGAAACGGCTGATGCATCTACTACAAGATATATTAACGGTGAACGTGTTACAACAAACCAAAGTTTAGCTGAATATGGTTACGAAGGAACTGCTAACCCAGATGTTTACGGTAGTTTTGTTAATAACTTTGAATACAAAGGTTTCTACTTAAATGTATTGGTTACTTACCAATTAGGTGGTAAAACTTACGATTCTAACTACGCAGGTTTAATGTCGCCAAGACCTCAAGGTAACGCATTACATTCAGATATGAAAAATGCTTGGAAACAACCAGGTGATATTACCGATGTTCCTTTAATGACTTTAGATAATACTGCTGCTATTACTGCTGCATCTTCTAGATGGTTAGTTAGTTCAGATTACATTTCTTTACGAAATGCAACTTTTGGATATAACTTCAGTAAAGAATTTGTTAGCAAGTTTAAAGCTAACGGATTACGTGTTTATGCAAGTGCAGAGAACATCTACTCTTGGACAAAAAGAGCAGGTTTAGAGCCAGCACAATCATTTAATGGTACTACAAGTTATAGATATACACCATCTAGAATTGTTAGTTTCGGATTAAATGTTTCATTCTAA
- a CDS encoding RagB/SusD family nutrient uptake outer membrane protein, which produces MRLKNLFYIGSLSAAMLLTTTACSDDYLDISPTDAIAEETVFTSPANLMAAINGMHRNMYVRQNESQGNNGYTAQMIIYDVMGEDLIFPTQGNGWFVSELRWLHTNNENSTATSYIWNFWYRMIKNANNLIVKGSQVATANTEEENMKKSAIAQAYAYRAFGLFQLVQTYGKTYNPATSSTDLGVVIRLDPDDNSAKARATVQEVYDQINADLAEAQTIMSGVKVANKSHISENAIKGIQARVALVQKNYPLAAQKANEARQGLTLMNNEEYVAGFNNYNNPEWMWGIHIVADQTDYFGNFMAYFSRNYSSSQIRSCPKVMNVNLYNALPAGDVRKVVVDPTGKHTDLGLGSTFTKVEYSSQKFLAESQSVSLGDVPFMRAAEMYLIEAEALYHSDEAASKAVLQELVSNRTNNTYTIASTGADYYNEILLQRRAELWGEGFRFLDLKRLNQTLDRSTTNVPNIVPTVLSGGVTTAAPSDARWQWLIPIQEMNSNPLMVQNEFN; this is translated from the coding sequence ATGAGATTAAAGAATTTATTTTATATAGGTAGTTTATCGGCAGCAATGCTTTTAACAACTACAGCATGTAGTGATGATTATTTAGATATTAGTCCTACTGATGCAATTGCAGAAGAAACGGTTTTTACTTCGCCAGCAAACTTAATGGCTGCTATTAATGGTATGCACCGTAATATGTATGTTAGACAGAATGAAAGCCAAGGAAATAACGGGTACACTGCACAAATGATTATTTATGATGTAATGGGTGAAGATTTAATTTTCCCTACTCAAGGTAACGGATGGTTTGTATCTGAGTTACGTTGGTTACATACAAATAATGAAAACTCGACAGCAACTAGCTACATTTGGAACTTTTGGTACCGCATGATAAAAAATGCTAACAATTTAATTGTTAAAGGTTCTCAAGTTGCAACTGCAAATACTGAAGAGGAAAATATGAAGAAAAGTGCTATTGCACAAGCTTATGCGTATAGAGCATTTGGTTTATTCCAATTGGTTCAAACCTACGGTAAGACATATAATCCTGCTACTTCAAGTACAGATTTAGGAGTTGTTATTCGTTTAGATCCAGACGATAATTCTGCTAAAGCGCGTGCTACTGTACAAGAAGTTTATGACCAAATTAATGCAGATTTAGCTGAGGCACAAACTATTATGTCAGGTGTTAAAGTTGCTAATAAATCTCACATTTCTGAAAATGCAATTAAAGGTATTCAGGCACGTGTTGCTTTAGTTCAAAAAAATTACCCACTTGCTGCTCAAAAAGCAAATGAAGCACGTCAAGGTTTGACTTTAATGAATAATGAAGAATATGTTGCTGGGTTTAACAACTATAATAATCCAGAATGGATGTGGGGTATTCATATAGTTGCTGACCAAACAGATTACTTTGGTAACTTTATGGCTTACTTTTCACGTAACTACAGTTCATCTCAAATTCGTTCTTGTCCTAAAGTAATGAACGTTAATTTATATAATGCTTTACCTGCCGGTGACGTTAGAAAAGTGGTTGTTGATCCAACAGGAAAACATACAGATTTAGGTTTAGGTTCTACTTTTACAAAGGTTGAATATTCATCTCAAAAGTTCTTGGCTGAATCTCAATCGGTTTCATTAGGTGATGTACCTTTTATGCGTGCAGCTGAAATGTATTTAATTGAAGCAGAAGCTTTATATCATTCTGACGAAGCTGCTTCTAAAGCTGTTTTACAAGAATTAGTTTCTAACAGAACAAATAATACCTATACAATCGCTTCTACAGGAGCTGATTATTATAATGAAATTTTGTTACAAAGACGTGCTGAGTTATGGGGTGAAGGATTTAGATTTTTAGACTTAAAACGTTTAAATCAAACTTTAGATCGTTCTACAACTAATGTTCCTAACATCGTACCAACTGTTCTAAGTGGTGGTGTTACTACAGCAGCTCCTTCTGATGCAAGATGGCAATGGTTAATTCCTATTCAGGAAATGAATTCAAACCCATTAATGGTTCAAAATGAATTTAACTAA